The following are encoded together in the Magnetospirillum gryphiswaldense MSR-1 v2 genome:
- a CDS encoding porin, whose amino-acid sequence MKKILVASTALVAAGMITAGSASASEKIKLGLGGYSKWWVVGAWQDDSFEAGINNATAGQGSANSVDVKGDNEIWFSGSTKLDNGLEVGINIELEAGGNTDSTNTTGDQIDKSYVYISGGFGKVIVGTESNGTVLMHTMAPDAAGNTGADGILTGGLAIARPSAVTSKVTTEIDTDAEAEKITYVAPSFYGFTVGGSYIPNATEDNQNVWGTGTPGTANQAAEIYGVAAMYAGKVFDVGVKASAGYVTYDIAAATDRSQEWSLGTQLSYAGFTLGGSYRDIKDNMGSAPVAGGAGGVASNDGYAWDIGLMYETGPYAISFTYFNSVAEGLVANGQDEVTVYQVSGKYNMGAGVDLLATVGHAEYDDESAKTTNADANHNEGWSVMTGLSLQF is encoded by the coding sequence ATGAAGAAGATTCTCGTTGCCAGCACTGCGCTGGTTGCCGCTGGCATGATCACCGCCGGTTCGGCTTCGGCTTCCGAAAAGATCAAGTTGGGCCTGGGTGGCTATTCCAAGTGGTGGGTTGTCGGCGCCTGGCAGGACGACAGCTTTGAAGCCGGCATCAACAACGCCACCGCCGGTCAGGGCAGCGCCAACAGCGTTGACGTCAAGGGCGACAACGAGATTTGGTTCTCGGGTTCGACCAAGCTGGACAACGGCCTGGAAGTCGGCATCAACATCGAGCTGGAAGCCGGCGGCAACACCGACAGCACCAACACCACTGGTGACCAGATCGATAAGTCCTACGTCTACATCAGCGGCGGCTTCGGTAAGGTCATCGTCGGTACCGAATCCAACGGCACCGTGCTGATGCACACCATGGCTCCCGATGCCGCCGGCAATACCGGCGCTGACGGTATCCTGACCGGTGGTCTGGCGATTGCCCGTCCGTCTGCGGTCACCAGCAAGGTGACCACCGAAATCGACACCGATGCCGAAGCCGAAAAGATCACCTATGTGGCTCCGTCCTTCTACGGCTTCACCGTTGGTGGTTCCTATATTCCGAACGCCACCGAAGACAACCAGAATGTCTGGGGGACCGGCACTCCGGGCACTGCCAACCAAGCCGCCGAAATCTACGGCGTTGCCGCCATGTATGCCGGCAAGGTGTTCGATGTCGGCGTCAAGGCTTCGGCCGGTTATGTCACCTATGACATCGCCGCCGCCACCGACCGTTCGCAGGAATGGAGCCTGGGTACCCAGTTGTCCTACGCTGGCTTCACCCTGGGTGGTTCCTATCGTGACATCAAGGACAACATGGGCTCGGCCCCGGTTGCCGGCGGCGCCGGTGGCGTTGCTTCCAACGACGGTTACGCTTGGGACATCGGTCTGATGTACGAAACCGGCCCCTACGCCATCAGCTTCACCTACTTCAACTCGGTCGCTGAAGGTCTGGTCGCCAATGGCCAGGACGAAGTCACCGTCTACCAGGTGTCGGGCAAGTACAACATGGGTGCCGGCGTCGATCTACTGGCCACCGTCGGTCACGCCGAATATGACGACGAGTCGGCCAAGACCACCAATGCCGATGCCAACCACAACGAAGGTTGGTCGGTCATGACCGGTCTGTCCCTGCAGTTCTAA
- a CDS encoding thiamine phosphate synthase, which yields MTLAEPRPHHNSAAHRIPRLVLLTDEQRLPDPLPAIARLPAGSAVILRHHDWPERRQLAHSVVRLCRQKRLILLVANDWRLAAEIGADGVHLAEGLARHGLTASCRLWRRRHGALLSVAAHSALALGRAARLGADFCLLSQAFPSRSHPGKPALGPVRFAILAQSSRLPVIALGGVNRQSWGRLPKFCAHGWAAIDGLWPSK from the coding sequence ATGACCCTAGCAGAGCCGCGCCCGCACCACAATTCAGCCGCCCACCGCATCCCGCGGCTGGTCCTGCTGACCGATGAGCAGCGCCTGCCCGATCCGTTGCCGGCCATCGCCCGCCTGCCCGCCGGCAGCGCCGTCATCCTGCGCCATCACGACTGGCCAGAGCGGCGCCAACTGGCCCACTCGGTCGTCCGTCTGTGCCGACAAAAGCGGCTGATCCTGCTGGTGGCCAATGACTGGCGCCTAGCGGCTGAAATCGGGGCCGATGGCGTCCATCTGGCCGAGGGACTGGCCCGCCATGGCCTGACCGCGTCCTGTCGGCTGTGGCGCCGACGCCATGGCGCCTTGCTGTCGGTGGCCGCCCATTCCGCCCTGGCGCTGGGACGAGCAGCGCGTCTTGGCGCCGATTTCTGCCTGCTATCGCAGGCCTTTCCCAGCCGATCGCATCCCGGCAAGCCAGCGCTCGGCCCCGTCCGCTTCGCCATCCTGGCACAGTCCAGCCGGTTGCCCGTCATCGCCCTGGGCGGCGTCAACCGCCAGTCCTGGGGCCGCCTGCCCAAATTCTGTGCCCATGGCTGGGCCGCCATCGATGGGCTTTGGCCATCCAAATGA